The nucleotide window GGCCAGCAGCAGCCACCCGGTGCCGGTGCTGTACTGGCTGTCGGGCCTGACCTGCACCGACGAAAACTTCTCGCACAAGGCCGGCGCCCAGCGGGTGGCCGCCGAGCTGGGCATGGCCATAGTGGCCCCGGACACCAGCCCCAGGGGCGACGCCGTGGCCGACGATCCCGCCTACGACCTGGGCCAGGGCGCCGGTTTCTACCTGAACGCCACCCAGGCCCCCTGGCGCAGCCACTACCGCATGTACGACTATGTGCTGGACGAACTGCCGGCCCTGGTGGAGTCCCTGTTCCCGGTCACCGGCCGCAGGGCCATCGCCGGCCATTCCATGGGCGGCCACGGCGCCCTGGTGCTGGCCCTGCGCAACCCGGATCGGTTCAGCTCGGTGTCGGCCTTCAGCCCCATCAGCAACCCGGTCAACTGCCCCTGGGGCCAGAAGGCCTTCGCCGCCTACCTGGGCCAGGACAGGGACGCCTGGGCCCAATACGACGCCAGCCTGCTGATGGCCAAGGCCAAACAGCCCCTGCCCGCCCTGGTGGATCAGGGCGAAGCGGACGAGTTCCTGGTCGAGCAACTGAGGCCAGAAGCCCTGGAGGCCGCCGCCCGCCAGAGCGGTTACCCCCTGGAACTCGAGCGCCACGACGGCTACGACCACAGCTACCATTTCATCGCCAGCTTTATGGAAAAGCACCTGCGCTTTCACGGCCGCCACCTGGGCCTGTAGGCAGGAAGGCGGCCAAGGCCGCCTTCCTTGTCCCCCCGGAGCCAGGTGCCGCCAGATTGACCGGCTGTCGTGCGGAAGTTACTGTAAGAAAAGGCTTAATTTGACAATACCGGCCATCGCCATGGACGACAGCAACGACAAACTGCACTGGCTGCAGGAGCAGACCCAGTTGGCCCTGGATCGGGCCCAGGCCCTGGAAGGCTGGTACGCGGACAAGATCCGCCCCAAGCGCTTCTGGGCCAGGCACCTGCGCCTGGGCATGCTGGTGTGCGGCGGCCTGGCCGGCCTGATCCCCATGCTGGCCACCGAGACCCTGCCCTGGCTTGGCCAGATCAACGCCATCTGGGCCTCCATCTTCGCCGCCCTGGGCGCCTTCCTGCTGGCGGTGGACCGCTTCTACGGCCACGGCGGCGCCTGGATGCGCTACATCAAGGCCCGCAACGCCGTGGTGTCCCTGCACCAGCAGTTCTACCTGGACTGGCAGATAGAAAAGGCCAGGCTGGCCCTCACCGACCCCGACTTCGACGCCATCCAGGCCTGGCTGGAGCAGGTCAAGGCCTTCCAGCGCGCTCTGGACCAGGTGCTGGCCCAGGACGTGGAGGAATGGATCAGCGCCTTCGAGCAGCAGCTCAAGCAGGCCCCGGCCGGGCTCAAGACCCTGAAATGAAAAAGGCGGCCCAAGCCGCCTTTTTCACGCCACCTGCACCGCCGGCAGCTCGCCGTTGACCACGAAGAACTGGGCGCGGCGGAAGAAGTTGAACTCCGAGGCCGCCGCCCAGCTGTAGGCGCCCATCATCCGCGCCACCAGCAGATCCCCCTCGTTCAGCTCCGGCAGCAGCAACCCTTCGCTGATCACATCGATGCTGTCGCAGGTGGGCCCGGCCAGCACGCTGGCCCGCCAGGGCCCTTCCTTGGCTTCCACGTAGAGCGGATAGGCGGCATCGTCGAACATCAGGCCGTTGAAGGAGCCGTAGACGCCGTCGTCCAGGTAGTACCAGGGCAGGCCCTGGCGCTCCGACAGACCCATGACCCGGGTCACCAGGGTTACGGCATTGGCCACCAGGCAGCGGCCCGGCTCGGCAATCAGCCGCAGGTCCGCCGGCGCCTCGGCCAGGGCCTCGCGGATGGGGGCACAGAAGCTGACCAGATCCGGGCGCTGGCTTTCCTTGACGCCGGGGTGGTAGCTGACCGGGAAGCCGCCGCCGATATCCAGCACCCTGAGCCCATGGCCCTCGGCCCTGGCCTGGCGGATCAGCGCCAGGGAGGTGCGGATGGCCTGGGCGTGGCGCTCGGCCGTCTTCACCTGGGAGCCGACATGGAAGCTCAGCCCGGCCATGGGGATGCCCCAAGCCCTGGCCAGGCTCAGCAGCGGCGCCACCGCCTCCGGCAGGCAGCCGAATTTCTTGGACAGATCCACCTTCAGCTCGGGGTTGGGAAAGCTCACCCGCAGCAGCAGCGCCACCCGCTCGCCATAGGGCCTGAACTTGGCCAGCTCATGGACATTGTCCACCACGAAGGTGCTCACCCCCTGGGCCAGGGCATGGTCGATATCGCCCTGGCGCTTGATGGGATGGCTGTGGATGCAGCGCGCCGCCGGCACCCCCAGGCTGGCCACCAGATCCACCTCGCCGTTGCTGGCCAGGTCGAAGCTGGCCCCTTCCGCCAGCAGGGTCGCCACCACCGCCTCGTGGGGCAGGGGCTTGAGGGCATAGTGCAGCTCCACCCCGGGCAGGGCCTGGCAAAGCTGGCGGTAATTGGCGCGCACGGCGTCGCAGTCCAGCACCTGGACGGGGCCGCCCAGCTGGTCGTGGAGTTGACGGTAGAAGGTGGCCTCGGCGGCCGACAGCAGGAAAGCGGACAGGGCCATGTTGCCTCTCCAACAATGCCGCCCCGGTGGCGGCCCCGGCTGCCAACGCAGCCCAATGGCGCGCATTATCGGCAAATCACCGCCCCCGTCTAACGCAATTTTCTTATCGTCATGAGCTGCCCATTTGCTGCTGGATTGAGCCGGTGCCGAACCAGGGCGCCGGGGCTAAGCTGGAGACAGGCTTACCGGCAAAGGAGGGCGCCATGGCTCTCAGGATCACCTTCCTCGGCGGCGCCGAGACCGTCACCGGCTCCAAGTACCTGGTCAGCACCGGCCGGACCCGGCTCCTGGTGGACTGCGGCCTGTTCCAGGGCTATAAGTGGCTGCGCCGGCGCAACTGGCAGCCGCTGCCCCTGGACTTGGACGAGCTGGACGCGGTGGTGCTGACCCATGCCCACCTGGACCATTCCGGCTACATCCCGCTGCTGTACAAGAAGGGCTTCCGCGGCCCCGTCTACTGCCATGGCGCCACCCGGGATCTGTGCGCCATACTGCTGCCCGATAGCGGCAAGATCCAGGAAGAAGACGCCGACTTCTACGCCAGGCACAAGCTGAGCCGCCACGAATCCCCGGAGCCCCTCTACGACGAGGCCACCGCCGAGCAGAGCCTGTCTCTGTTTCGCGCCGTCGACTTCCACCAGCCCTTCCAGGTCGGCGAC belongs to Gallaecimonas sp. GXIMD4217 and includes:
- the fghA gene encoding S-formylglutathione hydrolase, which encodes MTLENLSSNKSFGGWHKQYRHQSQVLGCAMRFAIYLPPQASSSHPVPVLYWLSGLTCTDENFSHKAGAQRVAAELGMAIVAPDTSPRGDAVADDPAYDLGQGAGFYLNATQAPWRSHYRMYDYVLDELPALVESLFPVTGRRAIAGHSMGGHGALVLALRNPDRFSSVSAFSPISNPVNCPWGQKAFAAYLGQDRDAWAQYDASLLMAKAKQPLPALVDQGEADEFLVEQLRPEALEAAARQSGYPLELERHDGYDHSYHFIASFMEKHLRFHGRHLGL
- a CDS encoding SLATT domain-containing protein, with the protein product MTIPAIAMDDSNDKLHWLQEQTQLALDRAQALEGWYADKIRPKRFWARHLRLGMLVCGGLAGLIPMLATETLPWLGQINAIWASIFAALGAFLLAVDRFYGHGGAWMRYIKARNAVVSLHQQFYLDWQIEKARLALTDPDFDAIQAWLEQVKAFQRALDQVLAQDVEEWISAFEQQLKQAPAGLKTLK
- a CDS encoding type III PLP-dependent enzyme; this translates as MALSAFLLSAAEATFYRQLHDQLGGPVQVLDCDAVRANYRQLCQALPGVELHYALKPLPHEAVVATLLAEGASFDLASNGEVDLVASLGVPAARCIHSHPIKRQGDIDHALAQGVSTFVVDNVHELAKFRPYGERVALLLRVSFPNPELKVDLSKKFGCLPEAVAPLLSLARAWGIPMAGLSFHVGSQVKTAERHAQAIRTSLALIRQARAEGHGLRVLDIGGGFPVSYHPGVKESQRPDLVSFCAPIREALAEAPADLRLIAEPGRCLVANAVTLVTRVMGLSERQGLPWYYLDDGVYGSFNGLMFDDAAYPLYVEAKEGPWRASVLAGPTCDSIDVISEGLLLPELNEGDLLVARMMGAYSWAAASEFNFFRRAQFFVVNGELPAVQVA